Proteins found in one Vallitalea guaymasensis genomic segment:
- the nifS gene encoding cysteine desulfurase NifS — translation MDRRVYFDNAATTSVHPEVLEAMLPYFTQNFGNPSSIYEIGQINKNAIDDAREQVAKLIGAKPVEIFFTSGATEADNWAIKGIAESYKNKGNHIITSTVEHHAVLHTCEYLEKNGFEVTYLPVDENGLISIDDLKNAIKDTTILITIMFANNEIGTIQPIKEIGEVARENKIIFHTDAVQAIGQVPVDVEDMNIDMLSLTGHKLNGPKGTGALYVKKGIKLKAFIHGGAQERRRRGGTENVPGIVGLGKASEIAESNMEEKTKKLNKLRDKLIKGIKEEIPYCKLNGDPVKRLPNNVNYSFEFIEGESLLIMLDMKGISASSGSACTSGSLDPSHVLLGIGLPHEIAHGSLRLTLGIDNTEEDVDYIIEVLPGIVKRLRDMSPLYEDFVKNNK, via the coding sequence ATGGATAGAAGAGTATATTTTGATAATGCTGCTACAACTAGTGTTCATCCAGAAGTGTTGGAAGCAATGTTACCATATTTTACACAAAATTTTGGTAATCCTTCAAGTATATATGAAATAGGACAAATTAATAAAAATGCTATAGATGATGCAAGAGAGCAAGTTGCGAAATTAATAGGTGCCAAGCCAGTAGAAATATTTTTTACTAGTGGAGCGACAGAAGCTGATAACTGGGCTATAAAAGGTATAGCAGAGAGTTATAAGAATAAAGGAAATCATATTATAACTTCAACTGTTGAACATCACGCTGTTTTACACACATGTGAATATCTTGAGAAAAATGGATTTGAAGTTACTTATTTACCTGTTGATGAAAATGGATTGATAAGTATAGACGATCTTAAGAATGCAATAAAAGATACAACAATCCTAATAACAATTATGTTTGCTAATAATGAGATAGGAACTATTCAGCCAATAAAAGAGATTGGTGAAGTAGCTAGAGAAAATAAAATTATTTTCCATACTGATGCTGTACAAGCTATCGGACAGGTTCCAGTAGATGTAGAAGATATGAATATTGATATGTTATCATTGACTGGTCATAAGCTCAATGGACCAAAAGGTACAGGTGCCTTGTATGTTAAGAAAGGGATTAAGCTTAAGGCTTTCATTCACGGTGGAGCTCAAGAGAGAAGACGTCGTGGTGGAACAGAGAATGTTCCAGGTATTGTTGGATTAGGTAAAGCATCAGAGATTGCTGAATCCAACATGGAAGAAAAGACTAAGAAATTAAATAAATTAAGAGATAAATTGATAAAAGGCATTAAGGAAGAAATACCATATTGCAAGTTGAATGGTGACCCAGTAAAAAGATTACCTAACAATGTTAATTATAGTTTTGAATTCATTGAAGGAGAATCCTTACTTATTATGTTAGACATGAAAGGTATAAGTGCATCTAGCGGTTCTGCCTGTACATCAGGTTCACTTGATCCATCTCATGTATTATTAGGTATTGGTCTTCCTCATGAAATAGCACATGGTTCATTAAGATTAACTTTAGGAATTGATAATACAGAAGAAGATGTAGATTATATTATTGAAGTATTACCAGGAATAGTTAAGAGATTAAGAGATATGTCACCTTTATATGAGGATTTTGTAAAAAACAATAAATAG
- a CDS encoding RrF2 family transcriptional regulator — MKLSTRGRYGLRAMVDLVVNSKETNISLKSISQRQGISMNYLEQIISVLKKSGYVKSVRGAKGGYSLAKSPKDISVGDILRALEGDLNPVDCALVNEDKQCDEADCCITKVVWKKISDSINDVVNNISLQDLVEGHNDL, encoded by the coding sequence ATGAAATTATCGACGAGAGGTAGATATGGTTTGAGAGCTATGGTAGATCTAGTTGTGAATAGCAAGGAAACCAATATCTCGTTAAAAAGCATATCCCAGCGGCAAGGTATTTCCATGAACTATCTTGAACAAATTATTTCTGTTCTTAAGAAATCAGGGTATGTTAAAAGTGTAAGAGGTGCAAAAGGTGGATATTCATTGGCAAAATCGCCCAAGGATATTTCTGTTGGAGATATTTTAAGAGCACTAGAAGGTGACCTTAATCCGGTGGATTGTGCTTTGGTTAATGAAGATAAACAATGTGATGAAGCTGATTGCTGTATTACAAAGGTTGTTTGGAAAAAAATTAGTGATAGTATTAATGACGTCGTTAATAATATATCATTGCAAGATTTGGTAGAAGGTCATAATGATTTATAG